The genomic stretch ACATCTTTGCTGGTGGTTACAGCGCGGGTTACTACAGCTACTTATGGGCAGAAGTGCTTTCAGCCGATGCGTTCTCAGCGTTTGAAGAAGAGGGTATCTTCAACACTGAAACCGGTAATCGCTTCCTGAACAACATCCTTGAAATGGGTGGCAGTGAAGAGCCGATGGAGCTGTTCAAACGCTTCCGTGGTCGTGAGCCACAAATTGATGCGATGCTGCGTCATGCGGGCATCAGCGCTTAATATTGAGCTGATCAGAATGTAAAAAGAGCCTCCTTGTGAGGCTCTTTTTGTATCTATTTATCAAACAATTATGGGTTCACGTTGCGGTTGATAGGGTTCTGCAATGAAATCAGTGTCTCTGTCGACTGCACTTCATCAATCGCCTGCAGCTTATCGATCAACACAAACTGCAACTCTTCAATCGACTTACACATCAGCTTTACAAAGATATTGTAAGCACCGGTGGTATAGTACGCTTCAACCACCTCATCTAACGCATTCAGCTTGGCGATCGCCGAGTGGTAATCTTTGGCTGCATTGAGATTGATACCAATAAAGCAACACACGTCGTAACCTAGCTTTTTCGTGTTTACCACAACCTCGGTACGCTCAATAATGTCGGCCGATCTCATTTTCTCGATTCGAACGTGAATGGTCGC from Vibrio pomeroyi encodes the following:
- the asnC gene encoding transcriptional regulator AsnC, with translation MSTTTARLDDLDRAILKTLMEDARTPYAEMAKQFDVSPATIHVRIEKMRSADIIERTEVVVNTKKLGYDVCCFIGINLNAAKDYHSAIAKLNALDEVVEAYYTTGAYNIFVKLMCKSIEELQFVLIDKLQAIDEVQSTETLISLQNPINRNVNP